A DNA window from Schistocerca gregaria isolate iqSchGreg1 chromosome 2, iqSchGreg1.2, whole genome shotgun sequence contains the following coding sequences:
- the LOC126334519 gene encoding zinc finger protein OZF-like — MLATDLKTENVFPDLTTENEKEIAARVKESPNQNVLYTDDAEFFATVKVEPSDIFLTDFVYDTSNDDSLGVYFSADDIKKQNKKKFSCSLCTKHYTTNRALKGHIRSHTGEKPFVCNVCGKNYALKRNFEVHTALHKGIKKYECETCSRGFARKEHLTLHVARKHSDDKPYVCTVCGKQFASSFDYKNHVLRHAKGKSFFCSVCGSGFSQKNDMLRHLILHTGIKAYQCSVCNKKFSAKSALTVHLNVHNKKRYACTICSKSYSSNYLLKYHLRLHEGEKPNECVVCKRTFSCRSALIFHKQGHAGDGNYQCQLCNKRFTVPSRLNLHVRSVHTKERCFECDVCKKSFFGKADLAKHVLIHIEKRYECNICTKKFVRSSHLKNHMKMHVKQENFECNLCNKKYVRKGSYVNHMKLHREDC, encoded by the coding sequence ATGTTAGCTAcagatttgaaaactgaaaacgtaTTTCCTGATCTCACAAcagagaatgaaaaagaaattgctGCCCGTGTTAAGGAGAGTCCGAATCAGAATGTCTTATATACGGATGATGCAGAATTTTTCGCAACGGTGAAGGTAGAGCCAAGTGATATCTTCTTGACTGATTTTGTGTATGATACCAGCAATGACGATTCACTAGGAGTTTATTTTAGCGCTGACGAtattaaaaagcaaaataaaaagaaatttagctGTTCGTTATGCACCAAGCATTATACCACTAATAGAGCTCTTAAGGGGCATATACGTTCTCACACAGGGGAGAAACCCTTTGTTTGTAATGTTTGTGGGAAAAACTATGCTTTGAAAAGAAATTTCGAGGTTCATACTGCACTCCATAAAGGAATTAAAAAGTATGAGTGCGAAACCTGTTCTAGAGGTTTTGCTCGCAAAGAACATTTAACTCTACATGTAGCTAGGAAACATTCAGATGACAAACCATATGTTTGTACAGTCTGTGGAAAACAGTTTGCTAGCAGTTTTGACTATAAGAATCATGTTTTGAGACATGCTAAAGGAAAGTCTTTCTTTTGTTCTGTATGTGGTTCTGGATTTTCCCAGAAAAATGATATGTTACGTCACTTAATACTGCATACTGGCATCAAAGCTTATCAGTGTAGTGTATGTAACAAGAAATTTTCGGCAAAATCTGCTTTAACTGTTCATTTAAATGTCCATAACAAGAAACGCTATGCTTGCACAATTTGCTCAAAGTCATATTCATCAAATTATTTGTTGAAATATCATTTACGGCTCCATGAAGGAGAGAAGCCAAATGAATGCGTAGTTTGTAAACGAACGTTTTCCTGCCGCTCTGCATTGATTTTTCATAAGCAAGGGCATGCTGGTGATGGGAATTACCAGTGCCAGTTATGTAATAAAAGATTTACTGTACCATCAAGACTGAATTTGCATGTTAGGTCTGTGCATACCAAAGAAAGATGTTTTGAATGTGATGTGTGCAAAAAATCATTTTTTGGAAAAGCAGATCTTGCTAAACATGTCCTTATTCATATTGAAAAGAGATATGAGTGTAATATATGTACTAAGAAATTTGTTCGTTCATCTCACTTAAAGAATCATATGAAAATGCATGTGAAACAAGaaaattttgaatgtaatttatgTAATAAGAAATATGTACGGAAAGGCTCATATGTAAATCATATGAAACTTCACAGAGAAGATTGTTAA